One Variibacter gotjawalensis genomic window, CATCCTCGCCAACGCCGTCAAGGTGACACTCGGTCCGAAGGGCCGCAACGTCGTCATCGACAAGTCGTTCGGCGCACCCCGCATCACCAAGGACGGTGTGACGGTCGCGAAGGAAATCGAACTTGAAGACAAGTTCGAAAACATGGGCGCGCAGATGCTGCGCGAAGTCGCCTCGAAGACCAACGACCTCGCCGGCGATGGCACCACCACCGCAACGGTTCTGGCTCAGGCGATCGTGCGCGAAGGCGCAAAGGCCGTCGCTGCCGGCATGAACCCGATGGACCTCAAGCGCGGCATCGACCTCGCAACGAAGGCCGTCATCAAAGACATCGAAAAGCGCGCCAAGAAGGTCGGCTCGTCGGACGAAGTCGCGCAGGTCGGTACCATCTCGGCGAACGGCGACAAGGCGGTCGGCACGATGATCGCGAAGGCGATGCAGAAGGTCGGCAACGAAGGCGTCATCACGGTCGAGGAAGCCAAGTCGCTCGACACCGACGTCGAAATCGTCGAGGGCATGCAGTTCGATCGCGGCTACCTCTCGCCGTATTTCATCACCAACGCCGACAAGATGACGGCGGACCTCGAAGACGCGTACATCCTGCTGCATGAGAAGAAGCTTTCGTCGCTGCAGTCGATGCTGCCGGTTCTCGAAGCTGTCGTGCAGACCGGCAAGCCGCTGGTCATCGTCGCGGAAGACATCGAGGGTGAGGCTCTCGCCACGCTCGTCGTCAACAAGCTGCGCGGTGGCCTCAAGGTCGCTGCCGTGAAGGCTCCGGGCTTCGGCGACCGTCGTAAGGCGATGCTCGAAGACATCGCGATCCTGACCGGCGGTCAGCTGATCTCGGAAGACCTCGGCATCAAGCTTGAGACCGTCACGCTCGCGATGCTCGGCCGCTCCAAGAAGGTGCTGATCGAGAAAGAAAAGACCACGATCGTCAACGGCGCCGGCAAGCGTGCCGCGATTGAAGCCCGCGTCGGTCAGATCAAGGCTCAGATCGAAGAGACGACGTCGGACTACGATCGCGAGAAGCTGCAGGAGCGTCTCGCTAAGCTCGCGGGCGGCGTCGCGGTTATCCGCGTCGGTGGTGCCACCGAGATCGAAGTGAAGGAAAAGAAGGACCGCGTCGAAGACGCGCTCAACGCAACCCGCGCCGCTGTCGAAGAAGGCATCGTCCCGGGCGGCGGCATCGCGCTGCTGCGCGCCAAGAAGGCCGTCGGCAAACTGACGGCTGACAACGCCGACGTGCAGGCCGGCATCAACATCCTGCTGAAGTCGCTGGAAGCCCCGATCCGTCAGATCGCGGAAAACGCCGGCGTCGAAGGCTCGATCGTTGTCGGCAAGATCTCGGAGAACAAGTCCGAGACCTTCGGCTTCGATGCGCAGAACGAAGAGTATGTCGACATGGTGCAGAAGGGCATCATCGACCCGGCCAAGGTCGTCCGCACCGCGTTGCAGGATGCAGCATCGGTCGCAGGCCTCCTGATCACGACCGAGGCGATGGTTGCTGAGCTGCCGAAGGACGCTCCCGCTATGCCGGCAATGCCGCCGGGCGGCGGTGGCATGGGCTTCTAAGAAGTCCGACCAACTCAACAACGAAGGGCGCGGAGCAATCCGCGCCCTTTTTCTTTGCGGTTTGGCCAAGAGGCTTAACGCCGGCGTAACAACGTATGGTTGTGCGATTCCAACTTTGGTAACGGCTGTCTGCTAGCGTCTCGGCCAACAATAAGGCTGGGGATGCGCGGGTTTCTCTCACAACTGAGGCTGTGGAGCGCGGCTGTCGCGCGGCGACTGGCCGTGCTCGTCGTCGCGTTTGCGACGCCGGCGCTCGCGCAGGACGATACCCCGGTCATTCGCTTCCAGCTCAACTGGGTCAACCAGGCGCAATTCGCCGGCTTCTACGTCGCCGAGGCGATGGGCTTCTATCAGCGCGAAGGCATCGCGGTGGAGTTCGTGCCGGGCGGTCCTGCCTTCCCTGGCGCGCCGATCCAAGACCCGCTGCTGATGCTTGAACTCGGCGGTGCGGACGTTGCGGTCGCTTGGATGTCGAACGCCTTCGCGGCGCGCGCCAACGGCCTCGACGTTCTCAACATTGCGCAGGTTTTTCGCCATCCCGGCACGTCGCTGATCTGTCTGCGCGAGTCGGGCATCAAGCGTCCGGCCGACATCAAGGGCAAACGCATCGGCGTCTGGAACATCGGCGAGCAACTCAATCTCAGCTATTGGCTGCGTCAGCGCGGCATGACGATGGACGACGTGACGACGATCACGCAGCGGCCGGACGGCGCCGATCTCATCGAGCGCACGCTCGATTGCGTGATGGCGATGTCTTACAACGAGTATTGGACGCTGCTGGGCAAGTTCCGCCACGCCGATCTCTTCGTCGTTCGCTTCGGCGACGAAGGCAGCGCATTCCTCGAAGACGGGCTTTACGCGCGCGATGACACCATCGCGGATCCCGTGATGCGCGATCGCTTGGCGCGTTTCGTTCGCGCCAGCGCCGACGGCTGGCGCTATGCGAAAGACAATCCGGAAGTCGCCGTCGCGGTAACGATGCATCGTGCGCCGGGCGCCGACGCGGTGCATCAGCGCCGTATGCTCGAAACCATCTTCGCGATCGCCGAACCGCATCGCGATTTCGGGCTGCTCGATCTCACGAGCTTCGGCCGCAGCGTCGATATTCTGGCCGACAGCTCGGACGCGAAAGCTGCCGCCGCGGCGCGCGTCGGCTGGACGCACGAAGTGTGGCGCGAGGCACATCGCAATTCTGGCCCCGTGCAACTTACGCCTGCCGCAAAGCACTATCTGGCACGCATCGTCGACTCGCCGTGGTTCTTCATCATCGGCCTGACCGGAACGCTTGCCAGTATGGTCGGCGCATTCATGCGCGCCGTGCAGCGGCGTTACGATCTGTGGGGCGCGTTCATCCTGACGCTGCTGGCGATCGGCGGCGGCACGCTGCGCGATCTTCTCGTCGGCGGCGATCGTCTGCCGCTCTTCATGTTCAAGGATCCGATCTACATCACGCTCATCGTGATGGTCGTCGTCTTCGGCACGGCGATCACGCGCTCGCTGTCCGACGCAGCACTCGATTCACGACGTTTCGCGGTGTGGCGCGAAACGTTCGACGCGGTCGGCGTTGCAACTTTCACGGTGCTCGGCACCAAAGTCGCGATCATCGCGGGACTGCCTTGGTATTGGGCGCCGTTCTGCGCCGCGCTGAGTTGCGCCGGCGGCGGCATGCTGCGCGACATCGTGACGGGGCGCGAGCCGCGCACATTCCTCGGTGAACCATACGAAGAGATCGCGGTGGTCGGCAGTCTCGCGCTGTTCGGCATGCTGCTGTTCGCCAGCCGCTACGAGCATGCGGATTGGATGGTGACCGCCGCAATCCTCGTGACGATGGTCAGCGTCTTCGCAGCGCGTATGTCGGTGGTGCTGCTCGGCTGGCGTTCGTATCGCCTCGGCTCGGCCGTCGAGGATCCGCCGATTGAGCCCACGGTTACGATTCTGCCGTCGCCTGTCGCGGCGCCGTCGCTAGAATCGCAGAAAGTTGCGTAAGCCTAAGCCGCGTCTTCCAGCTTGCCGTCCTTGATGCAGTAGAGATGCTCGTCGCCGCAGCATTCGCAGCGGACGTAAAGGCGGATGTTGCGCGTGCGCGCGAAAGTCTGGCGGTCGGTGCGGATGCCGGAACGCACGAGGGCGCCGGTACGCGGGCAAGCAAACGTGAGACTCATGCGGGGTCCTCGAGCGTCTGACTGCCGTCCAGGATCGCGCCGGTTTGGTTAACGTTTCGCTAAAAGACTATAGTCCTGCGGCAACCTGCCGCTGGCGGCCTGCCATGGCGTTGCCCGGATTGATCGCCATTTGCGGCAACCGGCGGCTGAACGTTGACCGCCGAACCAGCGACAAATGTGTCATAGTTCGCTGTCACGAAAGATAGCCATGCGCCGCCTGTTAAAGCCGCTCTGGATCGTCCTCGCCGTCATCTTCCTCGCGGAAGCTTGGCTTTGGAGCCATCTGCAGCCGATCGTCGCCTGGATCGTCAATCTCGTGTCGCTCCCGGCCGTTCGCGCGAAAGTCGCCGGCTGGATCGAAAAGCTGCCGCCGTGGGTAACGCTGTTCGTCTTCATCATCCCGGCCGTTTTGTTGTTTCCGATCAAGCTGCTCGGGCTCTGGATGTTGGCCAAGGGGTCTTGGCTCGGCGCGATGGCGGTGCTCGGCCTTGCCAAGGTGGTCAGCATGGGCGTCACCGCCTTTATCTTCGAGGTGACGAAGCCGAAACTGCTGCAGATGGCCTGGTTCGCCTGGGCCTACGAGAAAGTGCTGGCTGGCTTGGCTTGGGCCCACCGCAACGTCGACCCGATCAAGGCGCGGTTGAAGGCATTCGCTCATGAGACCTTCGACCCGATCCGCCGCCGTGCACGCAAGTTGTTCTGGCTAATGCGCGGCGAGCGCCGCGGCCGGTTCCTCCGCCGCCTCATGCGCATCCGTAAGCGGATGCAGACGACCGCGCCGGCCGCCCCACGCAGCGTCTAACCCGGGCTGCCAACCCCAAGAGCGTCATGGCCCGGCTTGTCCGGGCCATCCACGTTTTACTTCCTCGCAGTCTCAGCCCAGACGTGGATGGCCCGCGTGAAGCGGGCCATGACGGCGTGATGAGGCGAGGCGTAGAGGGCAAAAACGCAAAAGGCCGCCATGCGGCGGCCTGTGGAGACGCCCTTTAGGCGCCCAAAATCCCAATCCGGAAGCTAAAGGCCGCCCCGGAGGCGGCCCGAGCCGTCTTAAGCCGCGCGGGCGGTTAGCTCGATCGAGCGGGCCGAGTCGGCCTGAGCCGTATAGCGCGAGGCCATACGCTTAAGTTCCTTGGCGATGTCCTCGACGGCGCATTCGCGCGCGAGACGCTCGCAACGTTCGGCCTGTTGTCGCAGATACGCAGAGTCAAACATAACTTTCTTATTCTCCGTTGGCGCCTAATGCGTCCTCTGACCATTAGTGTGCGCGCACAAGTTTAAGGTTCAGCTAAATCGTATGAATACGCTCGCTGTTGATCTTTATGTTGTGCCTGACTGTGCCTACATCGTGGCGGCAGAGGGGAAGTTTATGGCCAAAGTCGAAGTTTCCATTCCGCACAGCCTCGGTAAGGACGAGGCGGCGCGCCGGATCAAGGCCGGGCTCGAAAAGGCGCAGGGCGGCTTTGCCGGGCTCACACTGACCGATCAGACCTGGACCGGCGATACGATGGTGTTCAAGGCCGGCGCCATGGGGCAGTCCGTGCCGGGCGAGATCGACGTCGCGGAACAGAGTGTCCGGATTGCGGTCGATCTGCCGTTCTTCCTCGCCGCAATGGCGGAGACCGCCAAGGGCATGATCGAGAAGCAGGGCCAGTTGCTGCTGGAGAAGAAGTAGGGCGTTGGTCGTCATGGCCCGGCTTGTCCGGACCTTCCACGACTTCCTTCAACGACACAGAAAGCAAGACGTGAATGGCCCGCATGAAGCGGGCCATGACGTTTCTGGTCAGAACAAATGGATCGCGTGGGGGGCGAACAGCCCGATGCCCATGAAGAAGATCCCCAGGATTCCGAGACCGGCCGCGATGTAGGTCAGCGCGATCATGCCCGTGATCACCGTCGATGACGCGAGCACGATGCCGATCTGGAACGCGGCGGACGAAACCTCGAAGTGGTGATACTTCGCGAAGAACTTGTCGCGCTTCTCTTCGGCCACCTTGGCGCGCGCCATCAGTTGCTTGCGGCCTTCTGGCGGATCGGCTTCGTCCTGATAGCGGGCCGCGGTGTCGCGCCACTTCTTGATCTGCGCGTCGTAGGCGGCCTTCTTGGCCGGATCCGCGGTGGTCGCGGATTCGAGCGCGAGCGCTTCCGCTTCGGTCGCCAGCGTCGTGATGCGGATCGTCTTAGCCTGGAAGAAGTTCCAGAGGTTGGACGCCTCGATATTCAGGCTCAGCGCTTCGGTCTGCGCGCTCTTGCCGAGCGTCTCCGCGAAAGCGAGGAACAGCGCGATCACCGCGATCAGCAGCGCGATCGTCTTGTTGCGCCCTTCGATCGGCCCGTGGTCGTCGTGACCGTGTCCCGGGCCGTGATGTCCATGTCCAGACATAAGCTCTCCCATGCTGCCGTGCGGACCGGCAGGGTCCGTTGAAAATGGCGGCTAACGCTTTAGCGGAGAGATGTGACGACGAGAAGCGGCGCCGCCGTGGCGGTGCGGCGACGCACAGAAATTAATTGCGGCGCGGGAGCGTCAGCGAGCGCCGGCGGCGCCGAAGCGGCTCTCGAAGCTGCCGGCCGGGACCACCGGGGTTGCGCCCGAAAGGGTCGGGGCTTGCGGCTGATCGCCCGCGGCGGCGGTCCGCTGCTGCGGCTTGGCGTCCGCCTTCTTGGGCTCGGGCTTCTTGGCAACCTCTTGCGGCTTCGCGTCGGGCTTCTTGGCCGGCTCAGGCTTTTTAGCAACTGCACGCTCCTCGCGGCGCGGTTGTGTCGAACCCGTGCGGGTGGGAGCGGGGCGCTGGGCCTGCTGCGGAGCAGGGGCCGCCGGGGCAGCGCCACCAAACCATTTGCCGACCGACTCGCGGCTATTGGTGATGAGGTTCGAGACGAAACCGGTGGTGCCCTCGCTCTGCGGGGCCGGTTGAGCATATGCGGTCGGCGGTGCGGAGACCGGCACGGCCGAGCGGACCGTACTGGTGCGGACCGAGGTTGCCGGTGCGGCTTGCGCGGTCTGCGAGCGGCCGGCGCTCTTCGGCGCGGGACGCGGGAAGGGAACACCCGATGCCGTGCCAGCGCTCGTCGTTTCGACGCTCTGCACCGGCTCGGCTTGCATCGTGGCTTCCGGAGCCGACGCAAGCGCGACCTGCTCGGGCGTCGACTCGCGATAGTCGAGCGGGCCCGCGAGCGGACGCTTTTCGACCTGAACACTGAGGCGGCCGCGTTCGTCGCGCACTTCGCGCGACGTGTAGATTTTCTCGAACGCCGGATGCATGCCGCCGTCGCGACCGCGATGCAGCGCGATCGTCGGCGTGTTCTTCTTCACGAAGTCCTGGAAGGCTTGATCGTCGCGCCGCGCCTTGGCTGACACTTCGCTCATGATGGCTTCCGGCACGCGATAAGCCGGGCATTTCTCCAAAGCCTTGTATTCGAGCGGCGCGCCGTTCGGCGACTCGCTGCCGTTGAACACATATTTCTTCTCGCAGACATCGACCTTCGGCTGCTGACGCGTGACTTCGAAGTGGTCGTAGCCTTCTTTCAGGTTTTTCCAGAAGGCGAGATGCGGCGAGTTGCGATGCTTCGCCATGTTCAGCGCCGTCATCCGGAACGGAAATGCCTGCACCTGGAAGCCGCGTTGCCCCGCGAAGAATGCTTCGCGGCCGAGCGCGAAGATCTCGGCGATCTGTTCGTCCGTCATCGAGTAGCAACCGGACGACGAGCAATCGCCGTGCACCATCAGATGCGCGCCGGTGCGGCCATGCGCACGATCGAACGCGTTCGGATAACCGAGGTTGAACGACAGATAGAAGCTGGAATTCGGGTTCATCATCGTCGGCGAGATCGTGTAGAAGCCTTCCGGCGCTTGCCGATCGCCTTCCTTGATCTTCGGGCCGAGCTGACCGGACCAGCGGCAAATCGGATAAGTCTTCAGCAGCGCGAATTGGCCGGAAGCATCCTGCTTCCAAATTTCCATCTCGGCTTCTTCCTTGAAGACCCGGACGAGAACCGGGCTGCCCTTCGTCATCTGCTTGCGCTCGATCAGCGCGACAGTTTCGGCAGGCAGCGGTTTGAGATGTTTTGCCGAGTAAGGGCCGTCGACTTGGCAAGCCGATAGCGCCAACGCGCATGCAAGCGCGGCAGCCGCCGGGAGCAACCCGACGCGGGCGCGAACGTAACCAAAGCTCATCAACGCAATACTCTCCAGATGACGCTTATTAGCATCTGACCAGTACGGTTAAGAACCCGCCAAAATGAAGACGCGCGGGCCACGATTGCTGTGACGTGGGTCGGAATGGTTAACGCCCCGCTAACCACCCAAATCGATGGCTGAACCATAGCAAAAAGCGCCCGAAAAGCGAAATCACGCCCAGGCACCCTTTACAAAACAACAACTGGGATGATCCAATTACCGCTGAGCGAACATTCCAAGGAAGCTCGGATGCGTGCCGCCGTCGAGGCGGGTCGCCATCGTCGGCGCCAGCGGGGCAGCCTGCGTCTTCTTCGACAGCGCCGCGACTTGAGCAGCGTCCGCCTGCTTCTTGGCGGCAAGACGCGAGATCAGACTCGACGCTATGCGGTCGGCGCCGCAGCTTTGGCCGAAGCCGTAACGGCCGTTGCAGACCTGAATTTGCGGTGGCTGCCGCGTCATCTCGAACAGGTCGTGGCCTTCCTTCAGGTTTTCCCAGAAGTCGATATGCGGCGAGTTGCGGTGCTTGGCGAAATTGGCCGGGGTCATGCGGAACGGATAGGCCTGGATTTGGAACGCGGCCTGGCCGCCGTCGAACGCATCGTTGGCGAGTTGGAAGATCTCTTCGATCTGCGCGTTGGTCATCGCGTAGCAGCCGACCGATTTGCAGTCGCCATGCACCATCAGGAACGAGCCGGTGCGTCCGTGTGCGCGGTCATATGCGTTCGGGAAACCGACATTGAATGACAGGTGATAGGCCGAGTTGGGGTTCATCGCGCCCGGCGTCACCGCGTAGAAACCCTCGGGCGATTGCAGATCGCCGGTCTTCACTTTCGGGCCGAGCAGGCCCGACCAGCGGCAGATCGGATACGTCTTTAAGTGCACGTAGGAGCCGCTTTTCTCACGCTTCCAGACTTCAAGCTCTGCTTCCTGCTTGAAGATGCGCAGCATGATCGGAGCCTTCTTCTCGAGGCCCTTCTGCGCCATCAGCTGGCTTGCCGGAAGTTTGCTATGCGGCTGCGGCGTGAGCCCAGGCAGGTCCGCATGGATCATCGGCTGCGGTGCCGGCAGTGTTGCCGGAGCGGCAGCGACGCGATGCGGCTGCGGCGTCGCGGCGACGATCGGCGGGAAGGTGCTGGGTAGGGTCGCGTTCGGCACGATCGCGGACGGGTTCACCGCCATCAGCGGCGAAGGTTTCGGAGCGGGCAGCGGCGCGACGGTTGCGAGCTTGTCGGATTTCTTCGAGGGCGGCTCGAGCAGGTTCAGCGCGCCGGTCGTCTCCGGATCGGTCGCCGCGACAGGCTTGCGCACCTCGTCGGCTGAAGGGAGCACGAAGAGGATCACATAGACCGGCGCCATAAAGGCAACGAGACAGACCGAAACGGCTCCGATGAGCCACATCAAGTCTTTGAACGAACGCGACGCCAACAGATTCTCCCGGACGGGCCGACGAAGAGGCGGCGCCCTTATAGCGCGCCAGGCCTCGCCAGATGCTTAACAATCGATTGCGGCACGATATTGAAGCATGATCAAGCCTTAGGCACTAAACCGGTTAATCGCCATGGTCTCGCCACTGTGCCGGAACCGGCACAGTCTCCGAAACATTGTCGTGCCGCTCGCCGCAGTCGTTGTGGGAGCGCCGGCCGCCCGGTAAGGTGTGGCAGAATGTGATCATCGAGGGTTGCCATGCGTTTGAAAGTCCTGTTCGCGTTGCTGACGGCAGCCGGTGTCGTCTGGGCCGCCTGGCCAACCGATGCCGACGCGCAGACCCGCCGCCGTGGCGCCACCCGCGTTGTTGAGGACTATCCGGGCGCCCGTCCGCGCGTTGTTCGCTCCCGTACCCGCGTCACGGTGCGACGCGAGCGCTCGTTCCTGGATCCGGGCACCACGGTGCAGCCGCGCAGCTACGGCTATACGGACTACGCGCTGCCGATCAACAGCGGTCCGGATAGCGCGTATGACCCGAGCGGCTCGCGCCGCTCCCCGCTGCCGAACAATTTCGATCTGCCGTACTACACGCGCTACTGATCGCGCGACTGCGGCTTGCAACGAAAAGCGCGCCCGACGGCGCGCTTTTTTGTTGTCGCTCCCCTGCACGCACGCTCCGTCATGGCCCGGCTTGTCCGGGCCATGACGACGGGGCTAACTGCAACTTAATTAAACGGGTTCTTCCAGCCACGTTGCTGCTTCGGCGGGAACGCCGTCGACAGATAAGTGAGGATCACCTCGCGCTCTGCGCCTTCGATCGCCGGCATGTTGTGCCGCTGCGTCATCAGCGTGACCGTATCGTCCCAAGCATTGCGGGTGAGGCCCTGCGCCGCGATGAGTTTGAAGTTGTGGCACGCGATGCAGGCGTAGAACGTCTCGTCGCGCCCTTGCCCTTCCGGAAAATCCTCCGGCCTTTCTTCACCCGGCGTGTAACCCGGCACGGTGGTTTGCGCCGCAAGAGGAGCAGCGAAAGCGAAAGCCGCGAGCAACGCGCTCGCGGCCAAGAGTTTCGATTGACGCAACATCATCATCCAATCAACACGGCGATCCGGTGCATCGGGTTGGCGCCGTAGCCCTGCGGATTCCAATTCGCCGCAACGTGCGGCTGCGCGACATTCGCCGTATCGGTCGCGCGCGACCAGATCTCGTAGTAGCCGTCGCTCGGCACTTTGACGGACGCGGTCCAGCGCTGCCAATCGTACTTGTTCTTCGGCGGCGACAGCTTCGCGCGCACCCAGGTTGCGCCGTAGTCGGTCGAGACGTCGACGAACTTGACGGCGCGATCGCCGGCCCATGACGCACCGCGGAGTTTGAGTTCACGCGTGCCAGCCGCGAGCTTGGTGCCGTTCGCCGGTGACGTCACGATCGACCGCACCGGCATCGATTCGAGATCGCGGAAGTTTTTCTCGTCGGTCTTGCCTCCCGGAACCATCGGGTTGATCGTCACGCGATATGACGTGCCGCCCATGCCGGGCCCATCGTGTTCCTTCTCGCGCACCCAGACGCGCGTCACCCACTTCGCCGAGACGGATGCCGGCCAGCCCGGCACGATCAGACGCAACGGTCCGCCGTGAATGATCGGCAACGGCTGACCATTCATCGCCCAGACGAGAAGGTTGTTCTCGTCCATCGCCTTCTTGATCGGCACGCCGCGCGACAGTGAAACTTTTCCGGCTTCGCCCGACAAATGTCCGTCGGCGCCATAGTGTCCGGTGAACTTCGCTGACTTCTTGACGCCCGCGGCTTTGAGCACGTCTGAGAGTCGCACGCCGGTCCATTCCGCGCAGCCGACGCCGCCGTTGGTCCACTGATTGCCGCGCGCCGGCGGCGAATAGAACGAGCGTCCGTTGCCGCCGCATTCGAGCACCAGGCGTCGCGTCACGTTGGGGAATTTCGACTTGAGTTCCGTGATGGTGAACTTCACGGGCTTGTCGACTTCGCCGTCGATAACGAATTCCCACTTGTCGACGTCGACCGTCTCGGGCGGAATGCCGTTATTGCGGATGAAAAACTTCGCCGTCGGTGTCGTATCGTCGTCGAGGAGGCTTTCGGGCGTCTCCGCTACCAGCGGGCGATCGCCGAGAACGACGAGCCCTTCGTCCTTACCCGGGAACTTCAAATGCTGAGGCCCCTTCTGTTGCTGCGCGGCCGGCGCGCCACCACTTGGTGCGGCCTGTTGCGCGTTGGCTTCGCGAACGCTTCCTCCACTTCCAAGCCCCGCGCCGACGGCGGCAACGGAGCCAGTCGCCAACAATTGGCGGCGGCTCAAACCCAAAGCATAAGTCGTCGGCGTGGCGCCGGTTCCCATCGGATCCTGCACGTTTCTCTCCCGGTCGTTTCTCCACATCTGGAGAAATCTGTTCTCAAACTAGCGGCTGGAAGAGAACGGTCAACCTGGGAACACAACCTTCACAAGAAGAATTGATAGCCAATGGCTTCGACCGCTCTCCTCTGGTTTCGCGACGATCTTCGTCTCGGCGACAACGCCGCGCTCCGCGCCGCAGCAGGCGCCGACGCGCTCGTCTGCCTCTACGTTCTGGAGGAAGAGGGCGTGCGCCCGCTCGGCGGTGCGTCGCAATGGTGGCTGGCAAATTCGCTGCGCGCGCTCGACGCGGCGCTGCGCGAGAAGGGCCAGAAGCTGATCCTGCGCAGCGGCAATGCGGCCGAGATCGTGCCGGCGCTCGCGGATGAGATCGGCGCGAGCGAAGTGTTCTGGAATCGCCGTTACGGACCGGCCGAGAAGATCGACGGACAAGTGACGCGCGCGCTGAAGCAGCGCGGCATCGAGGCGAAGACTTTCGCGGGCGCTTTGTTGCACGAGCCGGACGCGATCAAAGGCTCTACTGGCGCTGCGCCAAAGATCTTCGCGCCGTTCTGGAAGCGCCTGCGCGCGGCAGGCGATCCGCCGGCGCCGATACGGGCGCCATCGAAATGGCCGTCGACGAAGCGCGTCGCCAGCGACGATCTCGCCGATTGGTCGCTCGAGCCGACGAAGCCGGACTGGGCCGGCGACATGCGCGACGCGTGGGCACCGGGCGAAGACGGTGCGCGCAAGCGCCTGCACGCTTTCGTCGACGGCGCGCTATCGACCTATGCGGACAGCCGCGAACGCGCTGACCGCGATGGCTCGTCGCGTCTGTCGCCGCATCTGCGTTTCGGTGAAGTCTCTCCTACGCAAGTTTGGCACGCCGCTAAGCACGCGCTCGATGCGCCCGCGAAGGAGCGGCCGTCGCCCGCGTCGGTTGACAAATTCCTCGCCGAACTCGCGTGGCGCGATTTCGCGCATCACCAGCTGCGCGCATATCCGAAGATCGCGGACGAGAACATGCGCGATCAGTTCGATCGCTTTCCGTGGTCGGAGGAGCGCAAGGGTTTCACGGCGTGGACGCGCGGGCAGACCGGCTATCCGCTGGTCGATGCCGCGATGCGCCACCTTTGGGCCGAGGGCTGGATGCCGAACCGCCTGCGCATGCTGACCGCGTCGTTCCTCATCAAGCATCTCCTTAGCGACTGGCGGCGCGGCGAGAAGTGGTTCTGGGACACGCTCGTCGATGCGGACCCGGCGAACAACCCGACCAACTGGCAGTGGGTCGCCGGCAGCGGCATCGATTCCGCGCCGTATTTCCGCATCTTCAATCCGGTGACGCAGAGCGAGAAGGCCGACCCTGACGGCGACTACGTGCGCAAATGGGTGCCCGAGATCGCGAAGCTGCCGGCACAGTTTCTCACAGCGCCGTGGGAGGCCTCGCCGATGGAGCTTGAGGAAGCCGGCGTTCGGCTCGGGAAGACTTATCCGGAGCCGATCGTCGATCACAAGGAAGCGCGCGAGCGCGCGCTCGGCGCACTCAAGAAGATGACCGGAAAGTAGACATCAACCGGCGTCATGGCCGGAGCAGGCCATGACTCCGAGTTTGGGATTAAGCCG contains:
- a CDS encoding sulfite oxidase, whose amino-acid sequence is MQDPMGTGATPTTYALGLSRRQLLATGSVAAVGAGLGSGGSVREANAQQAAPSGGAPAAQQQKGPQHLKFPGKDEGLVVLGDRPLVAETPESLLDDDTTPTAKFFIRNNGIPPETVDVDKWEFVIDGEVDKPVKFTITELKSKFPNVTRRLVLECGGNGRSFYSPPARGNQWTNGGVGCAEWTGVRLSDVLKAAGVKKSAKFTGHYGADGHLSGEAGKVSLSRGVPIKKAMDENNLLVWAMNGQPLPIIHGGPLRLIVPGWPASVSAKWVTRVWVREKEHDGPGMGGTSYRVTINPMVPGGKTDEKNFRDLESMPVRSIVTSPANGTKLAAGTRELKLRGASWAGDRAVKFVDVSTDYGATWVRAKLSPPKNKYDWQRWTASVKVPSDGYYEIWSRATDTANVAQPHVAANWNPQGYGANPMHRIAVLIG
- a CDS encoding L,D-transpeptidase family protein: MASRSFKDLMWLIGAVSVCLVAFMAPVYVILFVLPSADEVRKPVAATDPETTGALNLLEPPSKKSDKLATVAPLPAPKPSPLMAVNPSAIVPNATLPSTFPPIVAATPQPHRVAAAPATLPAPQPMIHADLPGLTPQPHSKLPASQLMAQKGLEKKAPIMLRIFKQEAELEVWKREKSGSYVHLKTYPICRWSGLLGPKVKTGDLQSPEGFYAVTPGAMNPNSAYHLSFNVGFPNAYDRAHGRTGSFLMVHGDCKSVGCYAMTNAQIEEIFQLANDAFDGGQAAFQIQAYPFRMTPANFAKHRNSPHIDFWENLKEGHDLFEMTRQPPQIQVCNGRYGFGQSCGADRIASSLISRLAAKKQADAAQVAALSKKTQAAPLAPTMATRLDGGTHPSFLGMFAQR
- a CDS encoding cryptochrome/photolyase family protein; the protein is MASTALLWFRDDLRLGDNAALRAAAGADALVCLYVLEEEGVRPLGGASQWWLANSLRALDAALREKGQKLILRSGNAAEIVPALADEIGASEVFWNRRYGPAEKIDGQVTRALKQRGIEAKTFAGALLHEPDAIKGSTGAAPKIFAPFWKRLRAAGDPPAPIRAPSKWPSTKRVASDDLADWSLEPTKPDWAGDMRDAWAPGEDGARKRLHAFVDGALSTYADSRERADRDGSSRLSPHLRFGEVSPTQVWHAAKHALDAPAKERPSPASVDKFLAELAWRDFAHHQLRAYPKIADENMRDQFDRFPWSEERKGFTAWTRGQTGYPLVDAAMRHLWAEGWMPNRLRMLTASFLIKHLLSDWRRGEKWFWDTLVDADPANNPTNWQWVAGSGIDSAPYFRIFNPVTQSEKADPDGDYVRKWVPEIAKLPAQFLTAPWEASPMELEEAGVRLGKTYPEPIVDHKEARERALGALKKMTGK